A region of Mustela lutreola isolate mMusLut2 chromosome 17, mMusLut2.pri, whole genome shotgun sequence DNA encodes the following proteins:
- the SRRM2 gene encoding serine/arginine repetitive matrix protein 2 isoform X5 — MYNGIGLPTPRGSGTNGYVQRNLSLVRGRRGERPDYKGEEELRRLEAALVKRPNPDILDHERKRRVELRCLELEEMMEEQGYEEQQIQEKVATFRLMLLEKDVNPGGKEETPGQRPAVTETHQLAELNEKKNERLRAAFGISDSYVDGSSFDPQRRAREAKQPAPEPPKPYSLVRESSSSRSPTPKQKKKKKKKDRGRRSESSSPRRERKKSSKKKKHRSESESKKRKHRSPTPKSKRKSKDKKRKRSRSTTPAPKSRRAHRSTSADSASSSDTSRSRSRSAAAKTHTTALTGRSPSPVSGRRGEGDAPSKEPGTTNTGQPGSPEPSTKQPSSPHEDKDKEKSAVRLSPSPERSSTGPEPPAPTLLLAEQHGGSPQPLETTTLSQEPVNPPSEASPPRGHSLPKSPEKPAQSSSESCPPSPQPTKVSRHVSSSPESPKLAPAPGSRREISSSPASKSRSHGRAKRDKSHSHTPSRRVARSRSPTTTKRGRSRSRTPTKRGHSRSRSPQWRRSRSAQRWGRSRSPQRRGRSRSPQRLGWSRSRNTQRRGRSRSARRGRSHSRSPATRGRSRSRTPARRARSRSRTPARRRSRSRTPVRRRSRSRTPARRGRSRSRTPARRRSRTRSPVRRRSRSRSPARRSARSRSRTPTRRGRSRSRTPARRGRSRSRTPARRGRSRSRTPARRGRSRSRTPARRRSRSRSVVRRGRSHSRTPQRRGRSGSSSERKNKSRTSQRRSRSNSSPEMKKSRISSRRSRSLSSPRSKAKSRLSLRRSLSGSSPCPKQKSQTPPRRSRSGSSQPKAKSRTPPRRSRSGSSPSNQKSKTPSRQSCSSSSPQPKVKSGTPPRQGSVTSPQANEQSVTPQIQSRSESSPDPEVKSATPSRLSCSGSSPPRVKSSTSPRRSRSGSSSPQPKVKAVMSPVLSHSGSSSPSPSRVTSKTPPRQSRSESPCSKVEARLLERHSRSRSSSPDTKVKPGTPPRQSHSGSTSPYPKAKPQTPSGHNICGSKSPCSQEKLKDLAQSSGSFSLCPGVKANTPPGELYFAAASLQQKGQSQTSPDPRSDTSSPEMKQSHSEFPSVQSKSQTPLKGGRSRSSSPVTEPAPRSPAKQEGSELSSPRLKSGMSPEQSKSESDSSPYPAVDSKSLVGQSRLEPSESKEKTVLLLQEEMTVSSPRPRDKSSPLPVQDKPDSSPVLREMPKTPSRERGGGVGSSPDPKDQSVLAKPGQDEELMEVVEKSEESSKQVLSHLSPELKEVAGSNFESSPEIEERPTMSLTLDQSQSQTSLEVEGPVVPSTWSGPHFSPEHKELSNSPPRENSSGSPLEFRNSGAVAEMNTGFSPEVKEDLNGSFPNQLETDPFVDLKEQSTRSSRRSSSELSPDAVEKAGMSSNQSVSSPVLDAVPRTPSRERSSSASPELKDGLPRTPSRRSRSGSSPGLRDGSGTPSRHSLSGSSPGMKDIPRTPSRGRSECDSSPEPKALPQTPRPRSRSPSSPELNNKCLTPQRERSGSESSVEQKTVARTPLGQRSRSGSSQELDGKPGASPQERSESDSSPDSKAKIRVPLRERSRSGSSPEVESKSRPSPRRSRSGSSPEVKDKPRAAPRAQSGSDSSPEPKAPALRALPRRSRSGSSSKGRGPSPEGSSSSESSPEHPPKSRTARRSSRSSPEPKTKSRTPPRRRSSRSSPELTRKARLSRRSRSASSSPETRSRTPPRRRRSPSVSSPEPAEKSRSSRRRRSASSPRAKTTSRRGRSPSPKPRGLQRSRSRSRREKTRTTRRRDRSGSSQSTSRRRQRSRSRSRVTRRRRGGSGYHSRSPARQESSRTSSRRRRGRSRTPPTSRKRSRSRTSPAPWKRSRSRASPATHRRSRSRTPLVSRRRSRSRTSPVSRRRSRSRTSVTRRRSRSRASPVSRRRSRSRTPPVTRRRSRSRTPTRRRSRSRTPPVTRRRSRSRTPPVTRRRSRSRTSITRRRSRSRTSPVTRRRSRSRTSPVNRRRSRSRTSPVTRRRSRSRTPPAIRRRSRSRTPLLPRKRSRSRSPLAIRRRSRSRTPRTTRGKRSLTRSPPAIRRRSASGSSSDRSRSASPPATRNHSGSRTPPVALNSSRMSCFSRPSMSPTPLDRCRSPGMLEPLGSSRTPMSVLQQSGGSMMDGPGPRIPDHPRTSVPENHAQSRIALALTAISLGTARPPPSMSAAGLAARMSQVPAPVPLMSLRTAPAASLASRIPAASAAAMNLASARTPAIPAAVNLADSRTPAAAAAMNLASPRTAVAPSAVNLADPRTPTAPAVNLAGARTPAALAALSLTSSGTPPTAANYPSSSRTPQAAAPANLVGPRSAHATTPVNIASSRTPPALAPASLTSARMAPALSGANLTSPRVPLSAYERVSGRTSPPLLDRARSRTPPGGPGSRTPPSALSQSRMTSERAPSPASRMVQAPSQCVLPPAQDRARSPVPSAFSDQSRALLAQTTPVAGSQSLSSGTVAKTTSSGDHNGMLSGPVPGMSHPEGGEPPASTGAQQPSALAALQPAKERRSSSSSSSSSSSSSSSSSSSSSSSSSSGSSSSDSEGSSLPAQPEVALKRVPSPAPAPKEAAREGRPQEPTPAKRKRRSSSSSSSSSSSSSSSSSSSSSSSSSSSSSSSSSSSSSSTSSPSPAKPGPQVLPKPASPKKPPPGERSHTQRLAV; from the exons ATGTACAACGGGATCGGGCTGCCGACGCCCCGGGGCAGCGGCACCAACGGCTACGTCCAGCGCAACCTGTCCCTGGTGCGGGGCCGCCGGGGTGAGCGGCCTGACTACAAGGGAGAGGAGGAACTGCGGCGCCTGGAGGCTGCCCTGGTGAAGCGGCCTAATCCTGACATCCTGGACCACGAGCGCAAGCGGCGCGTGGAGCTGCGATGCCTCGAGCTGGAGGAGATGATGgaagagcaggg GTACGAGGAACAGCAAATTCAGGAAAAAGTGGCTACTTTTCGACTCATGTTGCTGGAGAAGGATGTGAACCCTGGGGGCAAGGAAGAGACCCCAGGACAGCGGCCAGC GGTAACTGAGACTCACCAGTTGGCCgaactgaatgaaaagaaaaatgagcgaCTCCGTGCTGCCTTTGGCATCAGTGATTCCTATGTGGATGGCAGCTCTTTTGATCCTCAGCGTCGTGCTCGAGAAGCTAAACAACCAGCTCCAGAGCCCCCTAAACCTTACAG CCTTGTCCGGGAGTCCAGCAGTTCCCGCTCACCAAccccaaagcaaaagaagaaaaaaaagaagaaagatagagGACG CAGGTCAGAGAGCAGCTCTCCTCGacgggagaggaagaagagctcTAAGAAGAAGAAGCACAG GTCAGAGTCTGAATCCAAAAAACGGAAGCATAG GTCTCCCACTCCAAAGAGCAAACGTAAATCTAAGGACAAGAAGAGGAAGCG GTCTCGAAGTACAACACCAGCCCCCAAGAGCCGCCGGGCCCACCGTTCAACATCTGCTgactctgcttcctcttctgatACTTCCCGCAGTCG GTCTCGAAGTGCAGCAGCAAAAACCCATACAACTGCCTTGACTGGGCGAAGTCCTTCCCCCGTTTCAGGGCGGCGAGGGGAGGGAGATGCACCTTCTAAGGAACCAGGTACCACCAACACAGGGCAGCCTGGCAGCCCGGAGCCCTCTACAAAGCAGCCTAGCAGTCCTCATGAAGACAAAGACAAGGAG AAATCTGCAGTTCGACTTAGCCCCTCTCCGGAAAGGAGCAGCACAGGCCCAGAACCACCTGCTCCCACtctgctccttgctgagcaaCATGGCGGCTCCCCACAACCCCTTGAAACAACCACCTTAAGTCAGGAGCCAGTGAACCCCCCATCTGAGGCTTCCCCACCCAGGGGCCATTCACTACCTAAGTCTCCTGAGAAACCAGCCCAGTCTTCTTCAGAGAGCTGTCCACCATCCCCTCAACCTACCAAAGTTTCTCGACATGTGAGCTCTTCCCCTGAAAGTCCTAAACTTGCACCAGCTCCTGGGTCCCGCCGAGAGATTTCTTCTTCTCCCGCATCCAAGAGTCGCTCACATGGCCGGGCAAAGCGGGATAAATCACATTCTCATACTCCTTCTCGAAGGGTGGCAAGGTCCCGTAGCCCTACCACTACTAAGAGGGGACGCTCTCGGTCTCGAACCCCTACCAAGAGAGGTCATTCTCGGTCCCGATCCCCTCAGTGGCGTAGGTCCCGGTCTGCACAGAGGTGGGGACGATCCAGAAGCCCCCAGCGACGTGGGCGCTCTAGGTCTCCTCAGCGACTAGGCTGGTCTAGAAGCAGAAATACCCAGAGAAGAGGCAGGTCTAGATCAGCAAGGCGAGGCAGGTCACACTCTAGATCCCCAGCCACTAGGGGCAGATCTCGTTCTAGAACGCCAGCCCGTCGGGCCAGGTCTCGTTCTAGAACACCCGCCAGGCGGAGATCGCGATCCAGAACACCCGTCAGGCGTAGGTCTCGCTCTAGAACACCAGCCCGGCGGGGTAGGTCTCGCTCTAGAACACCTGCTAGGCGCAGATCTAGGACCCGATCACCAGTACGACGGAGGTCTCGTAGCAGATCACCAGCCAGGAGAAGTGCCAGGTCACGTTCTAGAACCCCAACAAGACGTGGGCGGTCACGCTCTAGAACCCCAGCCAGAAGAGGGAGATCGCGGTCTAGAACACCTGCAAGACGAGGTCGGTCTCGGTCTAGGACACCGGCAAGACGAGGACGGTCTCGGTCTAGGACACCTGCAAGACGAAGATCTCGTAGTAGAAGTGTGGTTAGACGGGGAAGATCTCACTCTAGAACGCCACAAAGAAGAGGCAGATCTGGTTCATCTTCAGAGCGGAAGAACAAATCCAGAACATCACAGAGAAGGAGCAGGTCTAACTCAAGCCCTGAAATGAAAAAATCTCGCATTTCTTCAAGGCGGAGTAGGTCTCTCTCTTCACCACGGTCCAAAGCAAAATCTCGCTTATCTTTGAGGCGAAGCCTTTCAGGGTCCTCTCCATGTCCTAAACAGAAGTCTCAGACACCACCAAGGCGCAGTCGCTCTGGATCATCCCAACCAAAAGCTAAATCTAGAACGCCACCAAGGCGAAGTCGTTCTGGTTCTTCTCCTTCTAATCAGAAATCTAAAACACCATCAAGACAAAGTTGTTCCAGTTCATCTCCTCAACCTAAAGTAAAGTCTGGAACACCACCAAGGCAAGGGTCTGTAACAAGTCCCCAGGCAAATGAACAATCTGTAACACCACAAATACAGAGCCGTTCAGAATCATCACCTGACCCTGAGGTGAAATCTGCAACCCCTTCGAGACTTAGCTGTTCTGGGTCCTCTCCTCCTAGAGTGAAATCTAGCACATCTCCAAGACGGAGCCGATCTGGGTCATCATCTCCACAACCCAAAGTGAAGGCAGTCATGTCACCCGTACTAAGCCATTCTGGCTCCTCTTCTCCAAGTCCTAGCAGGGTGACATCTAAAACACCTCCAAGGCAAAGCAGATCAGAGTCTCCTTGCTCCAAGGTGGAAGCTAGATTGTTGGAAAGACACAGCCGTTCTAGGTCCTCCTCACCAGATACCAAAGTGAAACCTGGAACGCCACCAAGACAAAGTCACTCAGGGTCTACTTCGCCATACCCTAAGGCCAAGCCCCAAACTCCATCGGGGCACAATATTTGTGGATCAAAGTCCCCATGTTCCCAAGAGAAATTGAAAGACTTAGCACAAAGTTCTGgatccttctctctgtgtccaggAGTAAAGGCTAACACACCACCAGGAGAGCTGTATTTTGCTGCTGCCTCTTTGCAACAGAAAGGACAATCTCAAACTTCACCAGACCCTAGGTCTGATACTTCAAGTCCCGAAATGAAACAGAGTCACTCTGAGTTTCCATCTGTGCAGAGCAAATCTCAGACACCTCTTAAAGGTGGCCGGTCCAGGTCCTCATCTCCAGTCACTGAGCCAGCCCCCAGATCTCCGGCAAAACAAGAAGGAAGTGAATTGTCAAGTCCTAGGCTAAAATCTGGAATGTCTCCTGAGCAGAGCAAGTCAGAGTCTGACTCTTCCCCATATCCTGCAGTGGACTCTAAATCTCTTGTGGGGCAGAGTAGATTGGAGCCTTCTGAATCGAAAGAGAAAACAGTCTTACTCCTTCAGGAGGAGATGACTGTGTCCTCTCCTAGACCAAGAGACAAATCGAGTCCTCTTCCAGTGCAGGACAAGCCTGATTCCTCACCAGTACTCAGAGAGATGCCTAAAACCCCATCAAGGGAAAGAGGTGGTGGTGTTGGATCATCTCCAGATCCAAAAGACCAAAGTGTGTTAGCTAAGCCAGGCCAAGATGAAGAGTTAATGGAGGTGGTAGAGAAATCGGAAGAATCCTCAAAGCAGGTCCTCTCccatctgtctccagaacttAAAGAAGTGGCTGGCAGTAACTTTGAATCGTCTCCTGAAATAGAAGAAAGACCCACTATGTCGCTGACTCTTGACCAAAGCCAGTCGCAGACTTCCTTGGAAGTAGAAGGCCCTGTAGTGCCCTCAACTTGGAGTGGGCCACATTTTTCTCCAGAACATAAAGAACTGTCTAACTCTCCCCCAAGGGAGAATAGTTCTGGATCACCTTTAGAATTTAGAAACTCGGGTGCTGTTGCAGAAATGAATACTGGGTTTTCTCCTGAAGTCAAAGAAGATTTGAATGGATCTTTTCCTAATCAACTGGAGACCGATCCATTTGTAGACCTTAAAGAACAATCTACAAGGTCTTCTAGACGCAGCAGTTCTGAGTTATCCCCTGATGCAGTGGAAAAAGCGGGAATGTCTTCGAATCAGAGTGTTTCCTCACCAGTACTTGATGCAGTACCCAGAACACCGTCTCGGGAAAGAAGTAGCTCTGCCTCTCCTGAACTGAAAGATGGCTTACCCAGAACCCCTTCACGGAGAAGCAGGTCTGGGTCTTCTCCAGGACTTAGAGATGGGTCTGGGACTCCCTCAAGACATAGCTTGTCTGGGTCCTCTCCTGGAATGAAAGATATACCTAGAACACCATCCAGGGGGAGAAGCGAATGTGATTCTTCTCCAGAACCAAAAGCTTTGCCTCAGACTCCTAGACCAAGAAGTCGTTCACCATCGTCCCCAGAGCTCAACAACAAGTGTCTCACCCCCCAGAGAGAGCGAAGTGGATCAGAATCCTCAGTTGAACAGAAGACTGTAGCTAGGACTCCGCTTGGTCAGAGAAGTCGATCTGGATCTTCTCAAGAACTTGATGGGAAACCAGGTGCATCCCCTCAAGAAAGAAGTGAGTCAGACTCTTCTCCAGATTCTAAAGCTAAGATACGAGTGCCTCTCAGAGAGAGGAGTCGCTCTGGATCATCTCCAGAAGTTGAGAGCAAATCGCGACCTTCTCCTCGGCGTAGTAGATCTGGCTCATCTCCTGAAGTTAAAGATAAGCCAAGAGCAGCACCCAGGGCACAGAGTGGTTCTGATTCCTCTCCTGAACCCAAGGCTCCTGCTCTTCGGGCTCTTCCCAGACGAAGCAGATCAGGTTCATcaagcaaaggcagaggcccttCTCCTGAAGGAAGCAGCAGTTCAGAGTCATCTCCAGAACACCCACCCAAATCCAGAACTGCTAGAAGAAGCTCTAGGTCCTCCCCAGAGCCCAAGACCAAGTCCCGTACTCCACCTCGCCGTCGCAGCTCTCGATCATCTCCTGAGCTGACCAGGAAGGCCAGACTTTCTCGTAGAAGTCGCTCTGCGTCGTCCTCACCAGAGACCCGTTCTAGAACTCCCCCAAGACGCCGAAGAAGTCCTTCAGTGTCTTCCCCAGAGCCAGCTGAAAAGTCGAGATCCTCACGCCGCCGGCGCTCAGCTTCATCCCCACGTGCTAAGACAACCTCACGGAGAGGCCGTTCTCCTTCGCCAAAGCCTCGTGGGCTCCAGAGATCCCGTTCCCGCTCAAGGAGGGAGAAAACCAGAACGACTCGACGTCGAGATAGATCTGGATCTTCTCAGTCAACCTCTCGGAGAAGACAGCGGAGCCGGTCAAGGTCTCGGGTCACTCGTCGGAGGAGGGGAGGCTCTGGTTACCACTCAAGGTCTCCTGCCCGGCAGGAGAGTTCCCGAACTTCTTCCCGACGCCGAAGAGGCCGTTCTCGGACACCCCCAACCAGTCGGAAGCGGTCCCGCTCACGCACTTCACCAGCCCCATGGAAACGTTCAAGATCTCGGGCCTCTCCTGCCACTCACCGGCGATCCCGCTCCAGAACACCTCTGGTCAGCCGCCGTCGGTCCAGGTCTCGAACCTCACCAGTCAGTCGGAGACGATCAAGGTCCAGGACATCAGTGACTCGACGAAGATCTCGATCCAGAGCATCCCCAGTGAGTCGAAGACGATCCAGGTCTAGAACGCCACCCGTAACCCGCCGTCGTTCGAGGTCCAGAACACCGACACGCCGGCGCTCCCGTTCTAGAACTCCACCAGTGACCCGAAGAAGGTCTAGATCTAGGACTCCACCAGTAACCAGGAGGCGATCACGAAGCAGAACATCTATTACTCGCAGAAGGTCGAGATCCAGAACATCCCCAGTTACTCGTAGGAGATCTAGATCTCGCACGTCTCCAGTAAATCGCAGGAGGTCCCGCTCTCGAACCTCTCCAGTGACACGCCGCCGATCTCGATCCCGAACGCCTCCAGCTATTCGGCGCCGCTCTAGGTCTCGGACCCCACTGTTGCCACGCAAACGTTCTCGAAGTCGCTCTCCACTTGCCATTCGCCGCCGTTCTAGGTCCCGTACTCCACGAACAACTCGGGGCAAACGGTCCTTAACAAGATCTCCTCCTGCCATCCGAAGGCGTTCTGCATCTGGAAGTAGTTCTGACCGTTCACGTTCTGCTAGTCCTCCAGCAACAAGGAATCATTCTGGTTCTCGGACACCTCCAGTAGCACTCAATAGCTCCAGAATGAGCTGCTTTAGTCGTCCTAGCATGTCACCAACACCTCTGGACCGCTGTCGATCACCTGGAATGCTTGAACCACTTGGCAGCTCTAGAACACCCATGTCTGTGCTGCAGCAGTCTGGTGGCTCTATGATGGATGGTCCAGGTCCCCGAATTCCTGATCACCCAAGAACATCTGTGCCAGAGAATCATGCACAGTCAAGAATTGCACTTGCCCTGACAGCCATCAGTCTTGGCACTGCTCGGCCGCCTCCATCCATGTCTGCTGCTGGCCTTGCTGCAAGAATGTCCCAGGTTCCAGCTCCAGTGCCTCTTATGAGTCTCAGAACGGCCCCAGCTGCTAGCCTTGCCAGTAGGATTCCTGCAGCCTCTGCAGCAGCCATGAACCTGGCCAGCGCCAGGACACCTGCCATACCAGCGGCAGTGAATCTGGCTGACTCAAGAACACCAGCTGCAGCAGCAGCCATGAACTTGGCCAGTCCCAGAACAGCAGTGGCACCTTCTGCTGTGAACCTTGCTGACCCTCGCACCCCTACAGCCCCAGCTGTGAACCTAGCAGGAGCCAGAACCCCAGCTGCCTTGGCGGCTTTGAGTCTCACCAGTTCTGGCACACCCCCAACTGCTGCAAACTATCCCTCCAGCTCCAGAACACCCCAGGCTGCAGCCCCTGCAAACCTGGTGGGTCCTAGATCTGCACATGCCACAACTCCTGTGAATATTGCCAGCTCAAGAACCCCTCCTGCCTTGGCACCTGCAAGCCTCACCAGTGCTAGAATGGCTCCAGCCTTGTCTGGTGCAAACCTTACCAGCCCCAGGGTGCCCCTGTCTGCCTACGAGCGTGTTAGTGGCAGAACCTCACCACCACTTCTCGACAGAGCCAGATCCAGAACCCCGCCAGGAGGCCCAGGCTCCAGAACCCCACCATCTGCCCTGAGCCAGTCTAGAATGACCTCTGAGCgggctccctctcctgcctctagGATGGTCCAGGCTCCCTCACAGTGTGTTCTCCCTCCAGCTCAGGATAGAGCTAGGTCCCCTGTGCCATCTGCTTTTTCTGACCAGTCCCGAGCTTTGCTTGCCCAGACCACCCCTGTAGCAGGGTCTCAGTCCCTTTCCTCTGGGACAGTGGCCAAGACCACGTCCTCTGGTGACCACAACGGCATGCTCTCTGGCCCTGTCCCTGGGATGTCCCATCCTGAGGGTGGGGAACCACCTGCCTCCACTGGGGCCCAGCAGCCTTCTGCACTGGCCGCCCTGCAGCCGGCAAAGGAGCGGCggagttcctcctcctcctcctcctccagctcctcttctTCATCGTCATCATCGtcgtcctcttcctcctcctcctcttctggttCCAGTTCCAGCGACTCAGAGGGCTCTAGCCTTCCTGCTCAACCTGAGGTAGCACTGAAGAG GGTGCCCAGCCCCGCCCCAGCTCCAAAGGAGGCTGCTCGAGAGGGACGTCCTCAGGAGCCGACCCCAGCCAAGCGGAAGAGGCGCTCTAGTAGCTCCAgttccagctcctcctcctcttcctcctcttcctcttcctcttcgtcttcctcctcctcctcttcctcctcctcctcttcttcctcttcttcctcctcttctacttcctccccctcccctgctaaGCCTGGCCCTCAGGTCTTGCCCAAACCTGCAAGCCCCAAGAAGCCGCCCCCTGGCGAGCGGAG CCACACCCAGCGCCTTGCAGTCTAA